Proteins from a single region of Nerophis ophidion isolate RoL-2023_Sa linkage group LG08, RoL_Noph_v1.0, whole genome shotgun sequence:
- the pkmyt1 gene encoding membrane-associated tyrosine- and threonine-specific cdc2-inhibitory kinase yields the protein MLNYDCCLRRKQLKDTMSVTVETTVSSILPLPTHFAQAEQSFSLKKRRLPFSSSSTSNSSTSSPAHLAHCPQTLQQSKECPFVRHVFPQKMTPWTPLSSSLSQSPPPESVYDPKKQQSYFNQCFTMLGMLGRGSFGEVYKVQSLQDGCQYAVKRSVNRFRGSKDRNRRVKEARDHECLCPHPHILNLVAAWEESERLYIQTELCRNSLLLHAENQPPCLDENTAWSYLCDLLSALDHLHSHGFVHLDLKPANVLITDSGRLKLGDFGLLLEVKGNSSDRLLEKAREIDQGGDPRYMAPELLRDEYGPAADVFSLGVSILELACNVEVPNGGEGWQQLRQGRLPQVTKELSADLQSVLQMMLAPEPSDRPTVSQLLALPSVRKRRWKRRLYLTFAETVQNLGLFCQLLINFGRRLFFSLHLPFHFGWSKPAPCTPPKEHWDKEVMLLLSAAHSDSSDDDAVFPIEPVGPELSPTFSHRMKNTSTLLPHFPGLDHLSPPNTPSRLSPPRTPSRLSPLEWAHCNGAHTGIHSTECHTMTPSYSPCLSETHISSRQNRRSSQRRDSKWICSEDDPSRASFKPKNLLCFFEESNTEGQP from the exons ATTGCTGCCTGCGAAGAAAGCAACTGAAGGATACAATGTCGGTGACAGTGGAGACAACAGTGTCCAGCATACTCCCACTCCCAACCCACTTCGCCCAGGCCGAGCAGTCCTTCTCCTTAAAAAAGCGCCGCTTGCCCTTCTCCTCCTCATCCACGTCCAATTCGTCCACATCATCCCCTGCTCACTTGGCGCACTGTCCTCAGACGCTACAACAATCTAAAGAATGCCCTTTTGTGAGACATGTGTTCCCCCAGAAAATGACCCCCTGGACACCGCTGTCCTCCTCTCTCAGTCAGTCGCCTCCTCCGGAGTCTGTGTATGACCCCAAAAAGCAGCAGTCATATTTTAATCAGTGCTTCACTATGTTGGGCATGCTTGGAAGGGGTTCTTTTGGTGAAGTCTACAAG GTGCAAAGCCTCCAGGACGGTTGCCAGTATGCTGTGAAACGCTCTGTCAATCGTTTCAGAGGCAGCAAAGACAGAAACCGCAGGGTAAAGGAGGCAAGGGACCACGAATGCCTCTGTCCACACCCTCACATCCTCAACTTAGTGGCAGCTTGGGAGGAGAGTGAACGGCTGTACATCCAGACAGAACTATGTCGCAACAGTTTGCTGCTTCATGCTGAAAATCAGCCACCCTGCCTGG ATGAGAACACTGCATGGTCCTACCTGTGTGACCTTCTCTCAGCGCTGGACCACCTGCACTCTCACGGTTTTGTTCATCTGGACCTCAAGCCTGCCAACGTCCTCATCACAGACTCGGGGCGTCTCAAGTTGGGGGACTTTGGGCTTCTGCTGGAAGTCAAGGGGAACAGCTCAGATCGATTGTTGGAGAAGGCGAGAGAAATCGACCAAGGAGGAGATCCCAGGTACATGGCACCTGAGCTGCTGCGGGATGAGTATGGACCTGCTGCAGATGTTTTCAG TTTGGGTGTTTCCATTCTGGAGCTCGCATGCAATGTTGAGGTTCCCAATGGAGGTGAGGGCTGGCAGCAACTCAGACAAGGGCGCCTCCCTCAGGTCACAAAGG AGCTTTCAGCAGACCTCCAGAGTGTTCTTCAGATGATGCTAGCTCCGGAACCTTCTGACAGGCCTACGGTGTCTCAGCTTCTCGCCCTCCCCTCAGTGAGGAAACGCAGGTGGAAGAGACGCCTTTATCTGACGTTTGCCGAAACTGTGCAGAATTTGGGGCTCTTCTGCCAG CTGCTGATAAACTTTGGCCGCCGACTTTTCTTCTCCCTTCATTTGCCGTTCCACTTCGGGTGGAGCAAGCCGGCGCCCTGCACTCCTCCCAAAGAGCATTGGGACAAGGAGGTAATGCTGCTCCTCAGCGCTGCCCACTCCGACAGCTCAGATGACGACGCCGTGTTCCCAATAGAACCCGTAGGACCGGAGCTTTCCCCCACATTTTCTCACAG GATGAAAAACACGTCCACTCTTCTCCCCCATTTCCCAGGACTTGATCATCTAAGTCCACCCAATACCCCGAGTCGCCTGAGTCCACCCCGTACCCCGAGTCGCCTGAGTCCCTTAGAGTGGGCTCACTGTAACGGTGCACACACCGGCATCCACTCCACTGAGTGCCACACAATGACGCCTTCTTACAGCCCCTGTCTCTCAGAGACACACATTTCCTCCAGGCAGAACAGACGTTCCTCACAAAGGCGAGATAGCAAATGGATCTGCTCAGAAGACGATCCGTCACGAGCCAGCTTTAAACCAAAAAACCTTCTCTGTTTCTTTGAGGAATCCAACACGGAGGGACAGCCGTGA